The Nitrospirota bacterium DNA window GCAATCTCTGGTAGTTCAGCCTGACCTGCTGTTCAATGCCAGCCGTGGAGAGCCTTTCTTTGAGTTGTTTTAACCCCCTTTCATCAAGAAATAGAGGGAAATGCTTCATGAAGAAGTCACTTTTGACCTTTATGGGAGTGTAGTCTACATATTCTATCAGGGGAGATTCGCTGAGCCTTCTGGAGAGATTCTCTATAAGGTCAATATGTTCATCAATGGCATTGCTGCCGGATTCCACAACCACAGTAACCTTGTCCAGCATGCCATATTTTTCTGTGAAGTCCCTGAACTGTGAAACAATTTTATTGCCACTCGGAAGGACATGTATAATATCTGATTTGATCTCCATTTTAAAAACAGTAATAATAGAGATTACCGTCAGCAGGGAAAAGACAAAAACGATCCCTCTGTGGTGTAAGAAGACAAAATGGGCAATCTTTTTCAAGAGGCGTTCCATAAGCTGTTTATTTTACCTGAATCTAAGGTCTGGTAGCTATAACAGTCTTACTCGTTCCGGGCAGAAGCAATTTACTCATGCTCACAGCAAAGATAAAACGGGAAAAATTGCCAGAGACTATTGATATTAGCCTCTCTACATACCTTTTCGGAAGGGTTGGTCTTCCCGGCCTTACACTGATTAATGAGAATCCTGCTTTTTCAAGCAGCAATCTTATGGTCTCTGGAGAAAAATCGTATAAATGGTAGGGCAGGTCATAGAGATTATTTTTTATACCAAAAAATGTAAGGAATTTCACTACAGGCGTTGTATGAGGAATCCTTAAAACAACGATACCTCCGGGTTTCAGTATATTAAATATCTTTTTCAGTGCAGAAAGCGGATCAGCGAGATGTTCAAGGATATAAAAAGCTGTTACCGCATCAAAGGAAGCCTCCGGGAATACAGCATCCTCAATGGTTGTCTCAAAGACATGGAGGTCTTTCTTCCTGGCAGATGCTATGGCTTCTGATGAGGGGTCAATGC harbors:
- a CDS encoding class I SAM-dependent methyltransferase; translation: MKHVNCNLCGIDKTRLIAIQNEYKVVQCPDCGLVYVNPRPTTDMLIKLYNDYHQRGGKDEHSWAMLMEGNFKEVSVFLNKLFHERGNLLDIGCAYGHFIEMMKGYGWSVTGIDPSSEAIASARKKDLHVFETTIEDAVFPEASFDAVTAFYILEHLADPLSALKKIFNILKPGGIVVLRIPHTTPVVKFLTFFGIKNNLYDLPYHLYDFSPETIRLLLEKAGFSLISVRPGRPTLPKRYVERLISIVSGNFSRFIFAVSMSKLLLPGTSKTVIATRP